From one Eleginops maclovinus isolate JMC-PN-2008 ecotype Puerto Natales chromosome 7, JC_Emac_rtc_rv5, whole genome shotgun sequence genomic stretch:
- the LOC134867086 gene encoding T-cell surface glycoprotein CD3 zeta chain-like isoform X1 — translation MDALRSGVFLLFVLLPVCYAETFFTHPVICYFLDGFLTLYCLFATALFFREKFSVLPLEAQEPGVDECIYQELDRAKETDAYDELETSKWRKKKAVKKVTSESTEVVPEQDAYQSLMASGSSAS, via the exons ATGGACGCTCTGAGGtcaggtgtgtttctgctgtttgtCCTGCTGCCTGTCTGCTATGCGG AGACATTCTTCACTCACCCGGTCATCTGCTACTTCCTGGATGGGTTTCTGACTCTTTACTGCCTCTTTGCCACCGCGCTGTTCTTCAGAGAAAAG TTTTCCGTCTTACCTTTGGAAGCTCAAGAGCCT GGAGTTGACGAATGCATTTATCAG GAGCTTGATAGAGCAAAGGAAACTGATGCTTATGATGAGCTCGAAACATCAAAATggagaaaa AAAAAAGCTGTCAAGAAAGTCACATCTGAG TCGACCGAGGTTGTGCCGGAACAAGACGCCTACCAGTCTCTGATGGCCTCAGGTTCCTCTGCGTCCTAG
- the pou2f1b gene encoding POU domain, class 2, transcription factor 1b isoform X1, translating to MIGSAVMLENTGGARADAKVNNQSETTKCAMESGDGNTGIQINGFDFQRQAMPLTNAHAQALLQQSKSEDSSALPTSVQQSVLPQTQLMLAGGQIAGLTLTPQQQQMLIQQAQAQLLAAAVQHSANQQNSTTGASISATAATPITQLSQPIQIASIQAQNLSLPQFVLLQPGHPIATQLQPTQFIISQTPHGQQSLLQAQSLLNQLPQSQANLLTTQPSITLTTQPATPTRTTAATPIQSLPHSQTPPKRLDTPTLEEPSDLEELEQFAKTFKQRRIKLGFTQGDVGLAMGKLYGNDFSQTTISRFEALNLSFKNMCKLKPLLEKWLNDAVCAENLSSDQSLSSPSALGSPGMGIEGINRRRKKRTSIETNIRVALEKSFLEQNQKPTSEEITMIADQLNMEKEVIRVWFCNRRQKEKRINPPSSGCGVGGTPIKTLFTPSSPIVAGTASLVNSPSINTSTTLTVNPVMPLTSTSVANLSFTGTNTASVISTAPIFTTASSPSLSPSPTTIQSMIADSKGHTIVSQAPTSIATSLGNGQLMVSASGLSAALQGAQLPSSFAAMAAAAAGLNPGLMASSQFAPGGALLSLTPGGLGSALSPALMSNSTLATIQGVYQSLASSQIPITSLDGSNLLFTNASGTTPLFLNPQNLSLLTSNPVSLVSAGAGGLQVTSDAHHQVSAATVPVQASTITTASKAQ from the exons ATGATAGGCTCCGCAGTCATGCTGGAAAACACAGGTGGAGCAAGAGCGG ATGCTAAAGTGAATAATCAGTCAGAAACTACTAAATGTGCAATGGAAAGTGGTGACGGGAACACCG GAATCCAAATCAATGGATTTGACTTTCAGAGGCAGGCGATGCCACTCACTAACGCACATGCACAAGCCCTCCTCCAACAG TCTAAGTCGGAAGACTCGAGTGCTCTTCCGACCTCCGTCCAGCAGAGCGTTTTGCCTCAAACCCAGCTAATGTTGGCCGGGGGACAGATTGCAGGA TTGACCCTGAccccgcagcagcagcagatgttgATCCAGCAGGCTCAAGCTCAGCTCCTGGCTGCCGCCGTGCAGCATTCAGCGAACCAGCAGAACAGCACCACCGGGGCCAGCATCTCGGCCACCGCAGCCACACCCATTACCCAACTGTCCCAGCCCATCCAGATCGCCTCT ATACAGGCGCAGAATCTCAGTCTGCCACAGTTCGTCCTGCTGCAGCCCGGCCACCCGATCGCCACGCAGCTGCAGCCCACGCAGTTCATTATCTCACAGACACCGCACGGCCAACAGA GCCTATTGCAAGCCCAGAGTCTTCTAAATCAACTACCTCAAAGCCAAGCTAACCTCCTGACGACTCAACCAAGCATCACCCTCACAACTCAG CCTGCCACTCCAACCCGCACAACTGCAGCCACACCGATCCAGTCCCTGCCCCACAGTCAGACCCCCCCCAAACGGCTGGACACCCCGACTCTGGAGGAGCCCAGCGATCTGGAGGAACTGGAACAGTTTGCTAAGACCTTCAAACAGAGGCGCATCAAACTGGGCTttacacag GGCGATGTTGGCCTGGCCATGGGGAAGCTGTACGGAAACGACTTCAGCCAAACTACCATTTCTCGCTTTGAGGCCTTGAACCTGAGCTTTAAGAACATGTGCAAACTCAAGCCATTGTTGGAGAAGTGGCTCAACGATGCA GTTTGTGCAGAGAACCTGTCATCTGACCAGTCCCTGTCCAGCCCAAGTGCGCTGGGCTCCCCGGGGATGGGCATCGAGGGGATCAACCGCAGACGGAAGAAAAGGACTAGCATCGAGACCAACATCCGAGTGGCCTTAGAAAAGAGCTTTCTGGAG CAGAACCAAAAACCTACCTCTGAAGAGATCACCATGATCGCCGACCAGCTCAACATGGAGAAGGAGGTGATCCGGGTCTGGTTCTGCAATCGCCGGCAGAAGGAGAAGAGGATTAACCCCCCCAGCAGCGGCTGTGGAGTAGGCGGCACCCCCATCAAAACCCTCTTCACCCCTAGTAGCCCTATA GTGGCCGGCACAGCAAGCCTTGTGAACAGTCCCTCTATTAACACATCCACCACTCTGACTGTAAACCCAGTGATGCCTCTCACCAGCACCAGCGTCGCCAATTTATCTTTCACAG GCACGAACACTGCATCAGTCATCTCCACTGCGCCTATATTTACTACAGCCAGCTCTCCATCTTTAAGCCCGTCGCCAACGACTATTCAGTCCATGATCGCAGACAGCAAGGGCCACACCATCGTCTCACAGGCCCCCACATCTATAGCCACCTCTCTAGGGAATGGTCAGCTGATGGTGTCGGCCTCAGGTCTTTCCGCGGCGCTGCAGGGGGCTCAGTTACCCAGCAGCTTCGCTGCcatggctgctgctgccgctgggCTCAACCCGGGACTGATGGCCTCCTCACAGTTCGCTCCAGG CGGGGCCCTGCTCAGTCTGACTCCTGGTGGCCTTGGCAGTGCACTGAGTCCGGCCCTCATGAGCAACAGCACCTTGGCTACCATCCAAGGTGTGTATcaat CTCTGGCCTCCAGTCAGATCCCCATCACGTCTCTGGACGGCAGCAACCTGCTGTTCACCAACGCATCCGGCACCACGCCGCTCTTCCTGAACCCCCAAAACCTGTCGCTGCTCACCAGCAACCCCGTTAGCCTGGTGTCGGCCGGTGCGGGGGGGCTGCAGGTCACCTCCGACGCCCATCATCAAGTCTCCGCGGCCACTGTGCCTGTGCAAGCCTCCACCATCACCACTGCCTCCAAGGCTCAGTGA
- the LOC134867086 gene encoding uncharacterized protein LOC134867086 isoform X2 — MDALRSETFFTHPVICYFLDGFLTLYCLFATALFFREKFSVLPLEAQEPGVDECIYQELDRAKETDAYDELETSKWRKKKAVKKVTSESTEVVPEQDAYQSLMASGSSAS, encoded by the exons ATGGACGCTCTGAGGtcag AGACATTCTTCACTCACCCGGTCATCTGCTACTTCCTGGATGGGTTTCTGACTCTTTACTGCCTCTTTGCCACCGCGCTGTTCTTCAGAGAAAAG TTTTCCGTCTTACCTTTGGAAGCTCAAGAGCCT GGAGTTGACGAATGCATTTATCAG GAGCTTGATAGAGCAAAGGAAACTGATGCTTATGATGAGCTCGAAACATCAAAATggagaaaa AAAAAAGCTGTCAAGAAAGTCACATCTGAG TCGACCGAGGTTGTGCCGGAACAAGACGCCTACCAGTCTCTGATGGCCTCAGGTTCCTCTGCGTCCTAG
- the pou2f1b gene encoding POU domain, class 2, transcription factor 1b isoform X2: MIGSAVMLENTGGARADAKVNNQSETTKCAMESGDGNTGIQINGFDFQRQAMPLTNAHAQALLQQSKSEDSSALPTSVQQSVLPQTQLMLAGGQIAGLTLTPQQQQMLIQQAQAQLLAAAVQHSANQQNSTTGASISATAATPITQLSQPIQIASQIQAQNLSLPQFVLLQPGHPIATQLQPTQFIISQTPHGQQSLLQAQSLLNQLPQSQANLLTTQPSITLTTQPATPTRTTAATPIQSLPHSQTPPKRLDTPTLEEPSDLEELEQFAKTFKQRRIKLGFTQGDVGLAMGKLYGNDFSQTTISRFEALNLSFKNMCKLKPLLEKWLNDAENLSSDQSLSSPSALGSPGMGIEGINRRRKKRTSIETNIRVALEKSFLEQNQKPTSEEITMIADQLNMEKEVIRVWFCNRRQKEKRINPPSSGCGVGGTPIKTLFTPSSPIVAGTASLVNSPSINTSTTLTVNPVMPLTSTSVANLSFTGTNTASVISTAPIFTTASSPSLSPSPTTIQSMIADSKGHTIVSQAPTSIATSLGNGQLMVSASGLSAALQGAQLPSSFAAMAAAAAGLNPGLMASSQFAPGGALLSLTPGGLGSALSPALMSNSTLATIQALASSQIPITSLDGSNLLFTNASGTTPLFLNPQNLSLLTSNPVSLVSAGAGGLQVTSDAHHQVSAATVPVQASTITTASKAQ; the protein is encoded by the exons ATGATAGGCTCCGCAGTCATGCTGGAAAACACAGGTGGAGCAAGAGCGG ATGCTAAAGTGAATAATCAGTCAGAAACTACTAAATGTGCAATGGAAAGTGGTGACGGGAACACCG GAATCCAAATCAATGGATTTGACTTTCAGAGGCAGGCGATGCCACTCACTAACGCACATGCACAAGCCCTCCTCCAACAG TCTAAGTCGGAAGACTCGAGTGCTCTTCCGACCTCCGTCCAGCAGAGCGTTTTGCCTCAAACCCAGCTAATGTTGGCCGGGGGACAGATTGCAGGA TTGACCCTGAccccgcagcagcagcagatgttgATCCAGCAGGCTCAAGCTCAGCTCCTGGCTGCCGCCGTGCAGCATTCAGCGAACCAGCAGAACAGCACCACCGGGGCCAGCATCTCGGCCACCGCAGCCACACCCATTACCCAACTGTCCCAGCCCATCCAGATCGCCTCT CAGATACAGGCGCAGAATCTCAGTCTGCCACAGTTCGTCCTGCTGCAGCCCGGCCACCCGATCGCCACGCAGCTGCAGCCCACGCAGTTCATTATCTCACAGACACCGCACGGCCAACAGA GCCTATTGCAAGCCCAGAGTCTTCTAAATCAACTACCTCAAAGCCAAGCTAACCTCCTGACGACTCAACCAAGCATCACCCTCACAACTCAG CCTGCCACTCCAACCCGCACAACTGCAGCCACACCGATCCAGTCCCTGCCCCACAGTCAGACCCCCCCCAAACGGCTGGACACCCCGACTCTGGAGGAGCCCAGCGATCTGGAGGAACTGGAACAGTTTGCTAAGACCTTCAAACAGAGGCGCATCAAACTGGGCTttacacag GGCGATGTTGGCCTGGCCATGGGGAAGCTGTACGGAAACGACTTCAGCCAAACTACCATTTCTCGCTTTGAGGCCTTGAACCTGAGCTTTAAGAACATGTGCAAACTCAAGCCATTGTTGGAGAAGTGGCTCAACGATGCAG AGAACCTGTCATCTGACCAGTCCCTGTCCAGCCCAAGTGCGCTGGGCTCCCCGGGGATGGGCATCGAGGGGATCAACCGCAGACGGAAGAAAAGGACTAGCATCGAGACCAACATCCGAGTGGCCTTAGAAAAGAGCTTTCTGGAG CAGAACCAAAAACCTACCTCTGAAGAGATCACCATGATCGCCGACCAGCTCAACATGGAGAAGGAGGTGATCCGGGTCTGGTTCTGCAATCGCCGGCAGAAGGAGAAGAGGATTAACCCCCCCAGCAGCGGCTGTGGAGTAGGCGGCACCCCCATCAAAACCCTCTTCACCCCTAGTAGCCCTATA GTGGCCGGCACAGCAAGCCTTGTGAACAGTCCCTCTATTAACACATCCACCACTCTGACTGTAAACCCAGTGATGCCTCTCACCAGCACCAGCGTCGCCAATTTATCTTTCACAG GCACGAACACTGCATCAGTCATCTCCACTGCGCCTATATTTACTACAGCCAGCTCTCCATCTTTAAGCCCGTCGCCAACGACTATTCAGTCCATGATCGCAGACAGCAAGGGCCACACCATCGTCTCACAGGCCCCCACATCTATAGCCACCTCTCTAGGGAATGGTCAGCTGATGGTGTCGGCCTCAGGTCTTTCCGCGGCGCTGCAGGGGGCTCAGTTACCCAGCAGCTTCGCTGCcatggctgctgctgccgctgggCTCAACCCGGGACTGATGGCCTCCTCACAGTTCGCTCCAGG CGGGGCCCTGCTCAGTCTGACTCCTGGTGGCCTTGGCAGTGCACTGAGTCCGGCCCTCATGAGCAACAGCACCTTGGCTACCATCCAAG CTCTGGCCTCCAGTCAGATCCCCATCACGTCTCTGGACGGCAGCAACCTGCTGTTCACCAACGCATCCGGCACCACGCCGCTCTTCCTGAACCCCCAAAACCTGTCGCTGCTCACCAGCAACCCCGTTAGCCTGGTGTCGGCCGGTGCGGGGGGGCTGCAGGTCACCTCCGACGCCCATCATCAAGTCTCCGCGGCCACTGTGCCTGTGCAAGCCTCCACCATCACCACTGCCTCCAAGGCTCAGTGA